One part of the Anopheles coustani chromosome 2, idAnoCousDA_361_x.2, whole genome shotgun sequence genome encodes these proteins:
- the LOC131264960 gene encoding uncharacterized protein LOC131264960, with amino-acid sequence MAIQTLLFLFFILFELVLPNPVPNFGLPSPISGSDQVSKVANQTGILLRTVDDRLNITLTSSYAKLNQTLARLTTLAQFIVHVDALVTAPLLTLTDDVSGDVRGRFAPVLAGIAATRAYMEQTLPSELDQLQTLISASVPNRLKDAFGCLRSGLDRLGGSLDVLRGALLTAVAKFGSGDVPSAVLYKYLTVGTVYDVARAMTDVKICIPSIVDTIDTTIAHLKTADDYILSVKDKIAKMFGSNTGFNTYPNLLCGQIKDGKQ; translated from the coding sequence CTTGTACTTCCCAACCCCGTTCCAAACTTTGGTCTTCCGAGTCCAATTTCCGGCAGCGATCAGGTGTCCAAGGTAGCCAACCAGACTGGTATTTTGCTGCGCACAGTTGACGATCGGCTCAACATCACGCTAACATCGAGCTATGCGAAGCTAAACCAAACCCTCGCTCGACTGACAACGCTGGCACAATTCATCGTACACGTGGACGCTCTCGTTACAGCTCCCCTGCTCACCCTGACCGACGATGTTTCCGGCGATGTGCGGGGTCGGTTCGCACCGGTTCTCGCCGGGATTGCCGCCACGCGAGCGTACATGGAACAAACCTTGCCGTCCGAGCTGGACCAGCTGCAAACGTTGATCAGTGCGTCGGTGCCGAATCGGCTTAAGGATGCCTTCGGTTGTCTGCGCAGTGGGTTGGATCGGCTAGGAGGAAGTTTGGACGTACTGAGGGGGGCATTGTTGACCGCGGTGGCGAAGTTTGGCTCGGGGGATGTTCCCTCGGCCGTTCTGTACAAATATCTTACCGTGGGCACCGTTTACGATGTTGCACGAGCGATGACTGACGTGAAGATTTGCATTCCTTCGATTGTGGACACCATCGATACAACGATCGCACACCTTAAAACGGCAGATGACTACATTTTATCGGTCAAAGACAAGATAGCAAAAATGTTTGGCTCAAACACAGGTTTTAATACATATCCAAATCTCTTGTGTGGGCAAATCAAAGAcggaaagcaataa
- the LOC131264961 gene encoding uncharacterized protein LOC131264961: protein MLRLLVLTLCVQSLLQVVPMMVLAKPDFGINLPITGSGKVSQAINDAKDVVDAVDENTLYTAESDYPGLQDLADLLKSMAELTVRLSDELVPLVTSLVADMSGNVAGAFGPVFTKIADIKTAIGTEMPMDNIAIGELVGHYVPEQFTDGFARITDGLTELETILGSLKTAIDAAVLQAGADAITPAIVKKNVKPALVYRVVFSINQLKAYIPEVKYTIDSTLENINLADDYVLLVSSAMLASDATTTQLQAQMSAVTDAISTTVETALDGYVGDFDTLESNVGDYAAVAAATDYTTLTTALEAYKAHLDTLQPTKYPALDGYLAALLEVFNTALPSSGSSGGISSDLLDSLILTLIENGRYAQFCFYKYYGLVLAFLTTIADNASLCFDKEERRLTYLKDSLPLITQLLPFDFDIILDQVGICDTITDSTTLGECITTLSGFYTAIATEFGHKLQYLFDLIDAETEASGNRFLICIELVKLNLVEISESNLQDEIRQCALDGPTADDNI, encoded by the exons ATGCTTCGCCTACTAGTGTTGACCTTGTGCGTGCAGAGCCTGCTGCAGGTA GTACCAATGATGGTCTTGGCAAAGCCAGACTTTGGCATCAACCTGCCGATCACGGGTAGCGGAAAGGTGTCGCAGGCGATTAATGATGCGAAAGATGTGGTGGATGCGGTGGACGAAAACACGCTCTATACCGCCGAATCGGACTACCCGGGACTGCAGGACCTAGCGGATCTACTGAAGAGCATGGCCGAACTGACGGTGAGGCTGAGCGACGAGCTGGTGCCGCTGGTGACGTCGCTGGTGGCGGATATGTCGGGCAATGTAGCGGGTGCTTTCGGGCCCGTGTTTACGAAGATCGCCGATATTAAGACGGCGATCGGCACAGAAATGCCCATGGACAATATTGCCATCGGGGAACTCGTGGGCCATTACGTGCCGGAACAGTTCACCGACGGTTTCGCGCGCATCACCGACGGGCTCACTGAACTAGAGACTATCCTAGGCAGCCTGAAGACTGCCATCGACGCAGCTGTACTGCAGGCAGGTGCCGATGCCATCACACCGGCGATCGTAAAGAAGAACGTCAAACCGGCACTGGTGTACCGGGTAGTGTTTTCCATCAACCAGCTGAAGGCTTACATTCCGGAGGTGAAGTACACTATCGACAGTACGCTCGAAAACATCAACCTGGCCGATGACTACGTGTTGCTGGTGTCCAGTGCGATGCTTGCTTCCGACGCCACCACCACACAACTGCAGGCTCAGATGAGCGCTGTCACCGACGCCATTTCCACCACCGTAGAAACCGCTCTCGATGGCTACGTGGGCGACTTCGATACGTTGGAGTCCAACGTTGGCGACTACGCAGCCGTGGCGGCTGCCACCGACTACACCACGCTCACGACCGCCCTAGAAGCGTACAAGGCTCACCTGGATACGCTCCAGCCTACCAAATACCCGGCCCTCGACGGATATCTGGCGGCGCTACTCGAAGTGTTCAACACAGCGCTCCCCAGTTCTGGGTCATCCGGTGGGATCTCGTCGGACCTCCTGGACAGCCTCATCCTCACGCTGATCGAGAACGGCCGCTACGCCCAGTTCTGCTTCTACAAGTACTACGGACTGGTGCTCGCCTTCCTCACCACGATCGCCGATAACGCCAGCCTGTGCTTCGACAAGGAAGAGCGTCGGTTGACGTACCTCAAGGACTCGCTGCCACTGATCACTCAGCTGCTTCCGTTCGACTTCGACATCATCCTGGACCAGGTGGGCATCTGTGATACGATCACCGATTCAACAACTCTTGGCGAATGCATTACCACG TTATCCGGGTTCTATACCGCAATTGCCACAGAGTTCGGACACAAGCTGCAGTACTTGTTCGATCTGATTGACGCGGAAACGGAGGCAAGCGGTAACCGGTTCCTTATCTGCATCGAGCTGGTGAAGCTCAACCTGGTCGAGATCAGTGAATCGAACCTGCAGGACGAAATTCGACAGTGTGCGTTGGATGGTCCGACGGCGGACGACAATATTTAG
- the LOC131264963 gene encoding uncharacterized protein LOC131264963, with protein MAKMNKLSIVAFCVLALVQYTSAEPRPQFALSANVPGTSRVSVAADAADSAIADINVSVTNYLIESDLELLPDVAEIVADIANQYQPLAEAIIDGITALASDTSGDVEGVFAVALGAVADAIAFADDTLPDLKAPLVPLVGNALPEKFLDSFQHIGKALEKLETSLTALKDAANSAVAEAGSSAITATIVHRTVSRALVGDLIYALNLLKATVPLLEYVVSSTMENIGIADAFMLELDQKVDDTIGESSNLQLEVEAITGPLGDYITDTLGTIDSDLGELATTFAGLTNLGTATSAVDLGTVLDNFKDNLDLLSLADPSITQVLDGLKQALIDAYDVVDPLYFIYESPLVNALITNLVGNGNYAQYCFYKYKDYFFVLLDWIAYAASECIQEEAPRLEYYQGTVQLMLEILFFDFEDIADDLEICDQIDDATNLQECTLKFAEIYNDLEGAFGNKINLGYQSLQHEIAASSNRLKICISMSQSALSNDEVPVLLEDINSCANDGPTGQDE; from the exons ATGGCGAAGATGAATAAACTCTCGATAGTGGCATTTTGTGTGCTGGCACTGGTGCAG TACACGTCAGCGGAACCTAGGCCGCAGTTCGCCCTGTCTGCTAACGTTCCCGGTACGTCCCGGGTATCAGTGGCAGCCGATGCAGCTGACAGCGCGATCGCCGATATCAACGTGTCGGTCACGAACTACTTGATTGAGTCAGATTTGGAACTACTGCCGGACGTGGCTGAAATCGTGGCCGACATTGCCAACCAGTATCAGCCACTTGCCGAGGCGATAATCGATGGGATCACAGCACTTGCCAGCGACACGAGCGGCGATGTCGAGGGCGTTTTCGCTGTGGCACTGGGTGCGGTTGCCGACGCCATCGCGTTTGCCGATGACACGCTACCGGACCTAAAGGCCCCGTTGGTACCCTTGGTTGGTAATGCACTACCAGAAAAATTCCTCGACAGCTTCCAGCACATCGGGAAGGCTCtggagaagcttgaaaccaGCCTCACGGCGCTGAAAGACGCTGCAAACAGCGCCGTGGCTGAGGCTGGCTCCTCCGCGATCACCGCCACCATTGTGCACCGTACGGTATCCCGCGCACTGGTAGGAGATCTGATTTACGCCTTAAACCTTCTGAAGGCCACTGTTCCGCTGCTGGAGTATGTCGTCTCTAGCACAATGGAGAACATCGGGATAGCTGACGCATTTATGCTGGAGCTCGACCAAAAGGTAGACGACACGATCGGGGAGTCATCTAACCTGCAGCTGGAGGTGGAAGCCATTACCGGTCCACTAGGAGACTACATCACCGATACACTGGGCACCATCGACAGCGACCTCGGGGAGCTTGCGACAACTTTCGCTGGTTTGACCAATCTCGGCACCGCGACCAGTGCGGTCGACCTGGGCACTGTGCTGGATAACTTCAAGGATAACCTGGACCTACTATCGCTGGCCGATCCATCGATCACACAAGTCCTTGACGGGCTGAAGCAGGCACTCATCGATGCGTACGACGTGGTCGACCCGCTGTACTTCATCTACGAAAGCCCGCTGGTGAACGCCTTGATAACCAACCTGGTCGGAAACGGCAACTACGCCCAGTACTGCTTCTACAAGTACAAAGACTATTTCTTCGTCCTGCTGGATTGGATCGCGTACGCCGCGAGCGAGTGCATCCAAGAGGAGGCACCCCGGCTCGAGTACTACCAGGGTACGGTTCAGCTAATGCTCGAAATTTTGTTCTTTGATTTCGAGGATATCGCGGACGACTTGGAAATTTGCGATCAAATTGACGATGCTACCAACTTGCAGGAATGCACCTTGAAG TTTGCAGAAATCTACAACGACCTGGAAGGAGCCTTCGGCAACAAGATAAACCTTGGCTATCAATCACTCCAGCATGAGATCGCCGCCAGTAGCAACCGGCTGAAGATCTGTATATCTATGTCGCAGTCGGCGCTGAGCAACGACGAGGTCCCGGTACTGCTAGAGGACATCAACAGCTGTGCTAACGACGGACCGACTGGCCAGGACGAATAA
- the LOC131264964 gene encoding uncharacterized protein LOC131264964, with the protein MNRLVLAFGIVCLLQGLSAEPRPEYGLSFTIRNSDKITAVATNVGNIVDTFDITTYTPTSGYTKLSDTQGVLDGIIGGLQGYINPILDGYTALVAATDGDVDAAFADILAAISDALAYLQGSDVAGVSTTLNGLDYNGISNQFEDEVQRVTAGVSTLQNEVTNVKAKIVAAVTAAGSDPVTAAILRTTLTLSDMYNFLEAASNLQAFLPLFEYIISTADSNVEEADTYINNLQDELDTVTSNAEDDYTDEIDNITSDVEATLIDGLGDIYDAYADISGGLSSRTVSATATGFGDLGDIIDLFVDTFSTSALDAASGPLDTEISNYITEVGDYVSTTSDPIEVKDNPLVQLLVDTLIGNLEYGPYCYHKYKDLVENLLSQGSDDGFLCVDKEYIRLLHLQDTLELILDLLAFDYENIEAELDVCESVGADTTQNNDCIVALTGYYTDLQDATERKRDLAFLLAKGEIVASKNRLLICMELVFIDFSVTQVDLLTTDLENCADDGPTGTLE; encoded by the exons ATGAATCGTCTAGTGTTAGCGTTCGGTATCGTCTGCCTGTTGCAG GGACTCTCGGCGGAACCTCGACCGGAATATGGCCTTTCCTTCACCATCAGGAACAGTGATAAGATAACAGCGGTGGCAACCAACGTAGGCAACATCGTTGACACATTCGACATTACGACATACACTCCTACCTCGGGCTACACCAAACTTTCTGATACGCAAGGCGTACTTGATGGCATTATCGGCGGTTTGCAGGGCTATATCAATCCAATCCTCGACGGCTATACCGCTTTGGTTGCTGCCACTGATGGTGATGTGGACGCTGCATTCGCGGATATCCTAGCCGCCATTTCAGATGCACTAGCTTACCTGCAGGGATCCGATGTTGCAGGTGTCTCTACGACGCTAAATGGATTAGACTACAATGGCATTTCCAATCAATTTGAAGACGAGGTGCAACGTGTCACGGCAGGAGTGAGCACGCTGCAAAACGAGGTTACAAATGTGAAGGCCAAAATCGTTGCAGCAGTGACTGCTGCCGGTAGCGACCCTGTTACCGCTGCCATTCTGCGGACCACGCTGACGCTGAGTGACATGTACAACTTTTTGGAGGCTGCCAGCAACCTGCAAGCCTTCCTACCCCTGTTTGAGTACATTATCTCCACCGCGGACAGCAACGTAGAGGAGGCTGACACTTACATCAACAACTTACAGGACGAGCTGGATACCGTCACCTCAAACGCCGAAGATGACTATACGGATGAAATTGATAACATTACTAGCGACGTCGAAGCAACCCTGATCGATGGATTAGGCGATATCTACGATGCATATGCCGACATTTCAGGTGGCCTCAGTAGTAGGACGGTATCAGCAACGGCTACCGGCTTCGGTGATCTAGGAGACATTATTGACCTGTTCGTCGACACGTTTTCAACTAGTGCTCTGGATGCAGCAAGTGGTCCGTTGGATACTGAGATTTCCAATTATATTACCGAGGTCGGAGATTACGTCTCAACTACGTCTGACCCAATTGAAGTTAAGGACAATCCGCTCGTCCAATTGCTGGTAGACACGCTTATCGGCAATCTCGAATACGGACCCTACTGTTACCACAAGTACAAGGATTTGGTGGAGAACTTACTGTCCCAAGGAAGCGACGATGGCTTTTTATGCGTCGACAAGGAGTACATTCGTCTGTTGCATCTGCAGGATACGCTAGAGCTCATTTTGGATTTGCTGGCATTCGACTACGAGAACATCGAAGCCGAACTAGATGTGTGTGAATCGGTGGGCGCCGACACTACCCAGAACAACGACTGCATCGTGGCG CTCACGGGCTACTACACGGATCTGCAAGACGCTACCGAGAGGAAACGCGATCTGGCCTTCCTGCTGGCTAAGGGTGAGATCGTGGCGAGCAAGAACCGTCTGCTGATCTGTATGGAACTGGTGTTCATCGACTTCTCCGTGACGCAAGTTGATTTGCTTACGACCGATCTGGAAAATTGTGCCGATGATGGCCCCACTGGAACACTGGAATAA